One window of Nostoc sp. C052 genomic DNA carries:
- the tsaD gene encoding tRNA (adenosine(37)-N6)-threonylcarbamoyltransferase complex transferase subunit TsaD has product MTTVLAIETSCDETAVAIVNNRKVCSSIVASQIPVHQQYGGVVPEVASRQHLETINVAIAQALEQAQLDWGQIDAIAATCAPGLVGALLVGLTAAKTLAMVHNKPFLGVHHLEGHIYATYLSESTLSPPFLSLLVSGGHTSLIYVKDCGNYETLGQTRDDAAGEAFDKVARLLKLGYPGGPVIDKLAQQGNPQAFALPEGKVSLPGGGFHRYDTSFSGLKTAVLRLVQQLAKDGGQVPVADVVASFQDTVARSLTKRAIACALDYGLDTIAIGGGVAANSGLRKNLQAAAIKHNLRVLFPPLKFCTDNAAMIGCAAADHFSRGHTSPLTLGVESRLALTQVMKLYQPV; this is encoded by the coding sequence ATGACAACCGTTTTAGCAATAGAAACCAGTTGTGATGAAACAGCCGTCGCAATTGTTAACAATCGTAAAGTTTGCAGTAGTATCGTAGCCTCACAAATTCCAGTCCATCAGCAGTATGGCGGGGTAGTGCCAGAAGTCGCGTCTCGCCAACACTTGGAAACGATAAATGTTGCGATCGCACAAGCCCTAGAACAAGCCCAACTAGACTGGGGACAAATTGACGCTATTGCCGCCACTTGTGCCCCTGGACTTGTAGGAGCGTTATTGGTGGGGTTAACTGCTGCCAAAACTCTAGCGATGGTACACAACAAGCCATTTTTGGGAGTTCATCACCTCGAAGGTCACATTTACGCAACTTACTTGAGCGAATCAACTTTAAGTCCCCCTTTCCTTAGCTTACTGGTTTCAGGCGGACATACAAGCTTGATTTATGTCAAAGATTGTGGTAATTACGAAACCCTGGGACAAACCCGTGATGATGCAGCTGGTGAAGCCTTTGATAAAGTGGCGCGATTATTAAAGCTAGGTTATCCCGGTGGACCAGTGATTGACAAGTTGGCACAACAGGGAAATCCTCAAGCCTTTGCTTTACCAGAAGGAAAAGTTTCTCTACCTGGTGGGGGGTTTCATCGTTATGACACGAGTTTTAGTGGGTTAAAAACGGCTGTATTGCGTTTAGTGCAGCAGTTAGCGAAAGATGGGGGACAAGTACCAGTGGCAGATGTAGTAGCTAGCTTTCAGGATACCGTAGCGCGATCGCTAACCAAAAGAGCGATCGCCTGTGCCCTAGACTATGGTCTAGACACAATTGCTATTGGTGGCGGTGTAGCAGCTAATAGCGGCTTGAGAAAAAACCTCCAAGCCGCCGCCATTAAACACAACCTACGCGTCCTATTCCCCCCTCTAAAATTCTGTACCGATAACGCCGCCATGATTGGCTGTGCCGCCGCTGACCATTTCTCCCGTGGTCATACATCCCCCCTCACACTAGGCGTTGAGTCTAGGTTAGCGCTCACTCAGGTGATGAAGTTGTATCAACCTGTTTAG